Proteins found in one Arachis stenosperma cultivar V10309 chromosome 8, arast.V10309.gnm1.PFL2, whole genome shotgun sequence genomic segment:
- the LOC130946298 gene encoding phosphatidylinositol N-acetylglucosaminyltransferase subunit P — protein MENPYSVNSPRRTLSFSKQRRATVSFFDDKTCAGEHGPKPSEVYGFVGSITTVAAAVIFLVWAYVPESWLHSVGIYYYPSRYWALAVPTYMMVTIALMLVFYIGLNFISTPSPASIYTVYDECSRDPLSPDSSMEGDEKPIEPISDIGLDKINDIMFNATT, from the exons ATGGAAAATCCATACTCGGTGAACAGCCCAAGGAGGACGCTGAGCTTCTCGAAGCAGCGCAGAGCAACCGTTTCCTTCTTTGATGACAAAACCTGCGCCGGCGAGCATGGCCCTAAGCCTTCTGAAGTCTATGGCTTCGTCGGTTCCATCACCACCGTTGCCGCCGCAG TTATCTTCCTTGTGTGGGCTTATGTTCCTGAATCATGGCTACATTCTGTTGGCATTTATTACTATCCTAGCAG GTATTGGGCTCTGGCAGTACCAACTTACATGATGGTGACCATTGCACTGATGCTGGTATTCTACATTGGTCTTAACTTCATTTCAACACCTTCCCCTGCATCTATATACACAGTTTATG ATGAATGCAGTAGGGATCCTTTGAGTCCTGATTCTTCTATGGAAGGAGATGAGAAACCCATTGAACCTATATCAGATATTGGTTTAGACAAAATCAATGATATCATGTTCAATGCCACAACCTAA
- the LOC130944351 gene encoding uncharacterized protein LOC130944351 codes for MIGLKRLLPRCSTLSRTLTLNLRDSVVDSISEKNLHYPILLPRLTPKRFLDIHQMRSKAALEKERARILDEMSRGYVADMNEFKQHGGKIAVANKVLIPAMVALKFPDLEVSFSDGKTMKLPIRISDNADAAHKSSVPKASLVCLSFRASSQEMINSWSAPFAEAFSKSEDVHLYQVSFIDSWLLCRSPIKRFLLWTMKKPNQESNDALQKHMVFKFGDHYYFRKELHILNLLTGYIFLLDNFGRVRWQGFGSATKDELSYLVSCTSSLLEEK; via the exons ATGATAGGTTTGAAGCGATTGCTACCAAGATGTTCAACTCTCAGTCGCACTCTCACTCTCAATCTCAGAGATTCCGTCGTGGATTCCATTTCAGAGAAGAATCTCCATTACCCAATTCTTCTCCCTCGCCTCACCCCTAAACGATTCCTTGATATCCACCAG ATGAGAAGTAAGGCAGCGCTTGAAAAGGAACGTGCTCGAAT TTTAGATGAAATGAGTAGGGGATATGTAGCTGATATGAATGAGTTCAAGCAACATGGTGGTAAG ATTGCTGTAGCTAATAAAGTGTTGATACCAGCAATGGTAGCTTTGAAGTTTCCTGATTTGGAAGTCAGCTTCTCAGATGGGAAAACAATGAAGCTTCCAATCCGTATTTCAGACAATGCAGATGCTGCTCACAAATCATCTGTCCCCAAGGCatctttggtttgtctttcattCCGAGCAAGCTCCCAG GAAATGATCAATTCATGGAGTGCGCCCTTTGCAGAAGCATTTAGTAAATCAGAAGATGTTCATTTATATCAG GTATCATTTATAGATTCGTGGCTATTATGCCGGAGTCCTATAAAGCGTTTCCTTCTCTGGACAATGAAAAAACCAAATCAGGAAAGCAATGATGCACTTCAGAAGCACATGGTCTTTAAATTTGGTGATCACTATTATTTCAGAAAAGAACTGCATATACTGAATCTTCTCACAGG gTATATCTTTCTACTTGATAATTTTGGTAGAGTAAGGTGGCAAGGATTTGGATCAGCCACAAAGGATGAGTTGTCTTATCTTGTTTCTTGCACATCATCACTTCTTGAAGAGAAGTGA
- the LOC130944349 gene encoding aspartic proteinase 36: MAAGFVAWVVVFLLGVATAAVGGSPATLSLERAFPTNHGVELSQLRARDMLRHRRMLQSTNNGVIDFQVQGTFDPFQVGLYYTKVQLGSPPVDFYVQIDTGSDVLWVSCTSCNGCPQTSGLQIPLNFFDASRSSTSSMISCSDQRCNTGVQSSDATCSSQGNQCSYSFQYGDGSGTSGYYVSDLMHFNTIFEGSVSSNSTASVVFGCSTEQSGDLTKSDRAVAGIFGFGQQGLSVISQLSSQGVAPNVFSHCLKGDSSGGGILVLGEIVEPNIVYTSLVASQPHYNLNLQSISVNGQKLQIDSSVFATSSNKGTIVDSGTTLAYLAEEAYDPFVNAITSSIPQSVSSVNSKGNQCYLVTGSVSDIFPQVSLNFAGGASMDLKPQDYLIQQSSSGGAAVWCIGFQKISGQDVTILGDLVLKDKIVVYDLAGQRLGWAPYNCGSSVNVSANTGTGRSEYVNAGELSGSTSSHEGLNKLINIGVLALTLICYIVIL; encoded by the exons ATGGCGGCTGGTTTTGTGGCGTGGGTGGTGGTGTTCTTGTTAGGGGTGGCGACGGCGGCGGTTGGTGGATCTCCGGCGACGCTGAGCTTGGAGAGGGCGTTTCCGACGAATCATGGAGTGGAGCTGAGTCAGCTGAGAGCACGTGACATGCTGAGGCACAGAAGAATGCTTCAGTCCACTAATAACGGGGTCATTGATTTCCAAGTTCAAGGCACCTTCGATCCCTTCCAAGTCGG GTTGTACTATACAAAAGTGCAGTTGGGTTCTCCTCCAGTTGATTTCTATGTGCAGATTGACACTGGCAGTGATGTTCTCTGGGTTAGCTGCACCTCTTGCAATGGTTGTCCCCAAACAAGTGGCCTTCAG ATTCCACTCAATTTCTTCGATGCATCGCGTTCATCGACGTCTTCGATGATCTCTTGCTCGGATCAGAGGTGCAACACTGGAGTTCAATCATCAGATGCAACCTGTTCCAGTCAGGGTAACCAGTGCTCCTATAGTTTCCAGTATGGAGATGGTAGTGGTACATCGGGCTACTATGTTTCGGATTTGATGCATTTCAACACTATTTTTGAGGGATCTGTATCTTCAAATTCCACGGCATCTGTTGTTTTTGG ATGTAGCACAGAGCAGAGCGGGGACTTGACAAAGTCCGATAGAGCTGTCGCTGGCATATTTGGATTCGGACAACAAGGTTTGTCTGTTATCTCCCAACTTTCCTCGCAAGGAGTAGCTCCAAATGTGTTCTCTCACTGTCTGAAAGGAGATAGCAGTGGTGGCGGCATATTGGTTCTTGGTGAGATTGTGGAGCCAAACATTGTTTATACTTCACTTGTAGCATCACA GCCACATTACAATTTGAATCTGCAGAGTATCTCTGTCAACGGCCAGAAGTTACAAATTGATTCATCAGTTTTTGCAACATCAAGCAACAAAGGTACCATTGTTGATTCTGGAACAACTTTGGCATATCTTGCTGAGGAAGCTTATGATCCCTTTGTCAATGCG ATTACGTCTTCAATTCCACAATCCGTAAGCAGTGTTAATTCCAAGGGAAACCAGTGTTACTTAGTCACTGGCAG TGTATCTGATATTTTTCCTCAAGTGAGTCTGAACTTTGCGGGAGGTGCATCCATGGATTTAAAACCACAAGACTATCTTATACAGCAGAGTTCTAGT GGTGGTGCAGCAGTATGGTGTATTGGCTTTCAGAAAATCTCTGGTCAAGATGTTACAATTCTAGGAG ACCTTGTATTGAAAGACAAAATCGTTGTTTATGATCTTGCTGGTCAACGCCTTGGATGGGCTCCCTATAAct gTGGTTCGTCAGTTAATGTGTCTGCAAATACTGGCACTGGAAGAAGTGAATATGTGAATGCTGGAGAACTAAGTGGCAGCACTTCTTCACATGAAGGACTTAACAAGCTGATAAACATAGGGGTCTTAGCTTTAACACTGATTTGCTACATAGTGATCTTATAG